In Drosophila miranda strain MSH22 chromosome XR, D.miranda_PacBio2.1, whole genome shotgun sequence, the genomic window ACTACGAACCCTGCGGGGGTCGTGTATGCACATCCAATGGATATCGCTACGCCAGCTTCGCCAATATATGCCGCCTGAACGACTACAATATGAGGCTTGTCTTTGCTGGCCATGCAGGTAAATTCTTTAATTCCAATAACTACCAAGTGAGTGAACATCTTTCCTTACGGTTTTAGAATTCGTCGAAGTGGATTCGATTTACTGCCATCAGCCTCCAAGAGATGTGGGTTACTACTACAGACCGCAACTCTCACTCGAGTCGCGCCAACTAGGCTATTCGCCTCACGTGCCGTGCATTCCCATGACCCGGCCCCACATAGGACCTCATGACACCGCTGAGTCCGCGAGGTCTTTTTTTTTCAGTGGATATTCTTTGCCTGCGTTTCCGTACTGGTTTTTCAACACTGCCATGTCTCCCACAAGACCCGTCGCTGAGAGCAAAATCTATTCGTATCAGGCGCCCCACACGAGCAAGCGACCTGTGACGTACTATTACTCAGAACCAACCACCGAAGCTACAACGACAAGTACAACTTATAGTCCCTTGACAACCACTGAAGCGTCTGCGACGAGTACCAGCAATGATCTATTAAGAACAACACAAACAGAAGCTTCTACGACCACAAATGATCCGTTTACAAAAACAAGTATAGTAGCTTCTACGAAGAGTACAACAACAAGCACTGAAGCTTCTAAGACGAGTGTAACTAATGATCCTTCCACAGAAACCACTGAAGCTTCTACGACGAGTATAACTAATGATccttcaacaacaacaacacccgAAGCTTCTAAGACGAGTACCACCAAATTTCCCTCTACAACAACAAACACAGACGTATCTACGACGAGAACAACTAATGATCTTTCAACAACAACCAATGGTGTTTTTACGACGAGTACCACCATTGGCCCCTCtacgacaacaacaactaaaGCTTCTACGACGAGTGCAACAAAGGATccttcaacaacaacaacctcCGAAAGTTCTACGACGAGTACCAGCAATGATCAATCTGCAACAACAATAACCACCACAAATAATGATAGCTCTACAACAACAAGCACCGAAACATCTCCGACGACCACAACTAATGATCTTTCAACAACAATCACTGATTTTTCTACGACGAGTATCACGAATGATCCCATTACAACTACATCCACTGGAGTTTCTACGACGAGTACCACCAATGATccttcaacaacaacaaccaccgAAGCATCTACGACGAGTTCATCCACAGAGTCCAACTCTGCCGTAAGCTGAGGCGTACAGTTGATCACAAAAGAACCCACAATTTAATGAAATTTATTCAATAGGTTGATCCGGTGACCATACAGATCACAGGCTCGAACGGAAGATCCCTGCGCTTTTCCCTTTCCGACCTGGCATCGGTGGGAGTCACATGCAATGATGTTTACACCCTGGAGGTGACGAGGGGATCGACGGTGCTATTTCAGTTTGCCGGTTGCGCGGGTGCGGACAGCACATTCCCTACAACAGTCGGCAGTACAATCTTAAGCGACTCAACCACAAACCCGAAGACCAAGCCTCCGTCCTACCTTTTCTATCATACATCAACCAGCGTCATCCAAACTCATAACACTCGTTAGTATACTCTCTAAGCTCTATAACTGAAATATAAATATAGACAACACTTGAAAGCAAATAATGATAATCCATTTGTGAACTTCTCTTTTGTCGTGTGTCACGTTTCCACTAAGCCCTGTCACCCTGTGGGAGAGTTAGACAAATACGAGAACTACATGAGTCTGAGTTAGTATCGTGTTAACGTGATATTTCGGAGATTGAAAAGCCAAAATGTGGAATGCATTTGCGTACTTCAGTTACATTTAACGAGAAGCCGAAATACTCCTCCGTTCCTTTCCTAGATATCTGCTAAGTCTCGGCTCTGCTGAAACATATTAAAAGTTCACCACAGCTCATCTTTTCTTACCATTTAGCTTGCGTTGAAAAATTTCAATTCACagacaatttaatttttaacaTGACTCAAGGCCGGGCCGCAGCATTGATAGGCGAAGTGTAATTTCATAATGAAATGAGCAAGAAGAATCGCCAACAAAGAGACAGAATGAAAGCAAGAAGAGCCAGCCACCGTCTGGCCATTGATATGCATAATGTAGCGCAATAATAATTATAACCGTGAGTATAGCTGTATAATAGCGCCAAATAGAGCCAGCGACACGTAGACATTGCAATGGAATGAGACCATTAATGACGATCCACTCGATCGCGGTCCGGGGGTGGTTTGGATGTTGGTATAAAAGCTCAGCCTGGGCGAGGTCACAGCATAGTCAACAGTAAATCGTTTGCAAAATGACAACAACCTTGTGTCTATTCGGTCTTGGTCTGTGCCTGCTCGCCTCCATTGTCGGTGGATGGGACTACTCGGTCCCCTATGACTACGTGGCGCCTTACTACGCGGCCCCCTATTACTTTGCCCCGCCGCGCTACGGCATATCGCCGTGTCCACCCACCGGAGAGGAGAGTGTGGTCTGTGCCGTGGCCCCGGGCGCCCAGCCAGCGACATTCCCTAGCCCCTGCGAGGTGGATCGCTTCAGCCGCCAGACGGGCGTAGGTAGGTGTTGCTTTGCATTTGATCCGACCCCAGTTCTCACATGGATTTACTCCTCCAGCATGGAAAATTATCTACGAGGACAGGTGCGATAAAATGGAGGAATGTCCGGACGCTTGCAATGAGGAATTCCGTCCCATCTGTGCGACATTTCGATCCTCCAGACGCACCTTCAGGAACTACTgcgagctgctgctggtcACCTGCCGCACAGATCATCGTAAGTACTGATATCTGACGGTGGCAGGAATAAGTTTAATATCAGTACATTTACCTTACCTCCAGAGTGGAAGATCCTGCATGACGGCACCTGTGACAGCAGACTGCCACCTCTCTACTCGCCCCGCGCTCGGAGCTATAATCCCTACGAGATGCACGCCATCCAGCCCTCGTATGGACCTTACGGATCCTATCGATCACAGCCATTGCGAAGGCCACAAACGTTGCTTGTCTCCCCGCCACCGCCGTACAAGGTGGTAGCGTACGAACCATATGAGATTTCATTGGACAACCTGCCCACAGAGTATCAAATGACGCAGACGTCCTCAAAGGCATATTCGACGACTACTCACGAGCCAGAGACTACTACCCAGGAACCTCAAACAAACACTGAGA contains:
- the LOC108150830 gene encoding mucin-5AC; this encodes MMFAIACFALVLPALTLSQGYLKEYFPRRQYLHEAKANRQYDYEPCGGRVCTSNGYRYASFANICRLNDYNMRLVFAGHAEFVEVDSIYCHQPPRDVGYYYRPQLSLESRQLGYSPHVPCIPMTRPHIGPHDTAESARSFFFSGYSLPAFPYWFFNTAMSPTRPVAESKIYSYQAPHTSKRPVTYYYSEPTTEATTTSTTYSPLTTTEASATSTSNDLLRTTQTEASTTTNDPFTKTSIVASTKSTTTSTEASKTSVTNDPSTETTEASTTSITNDPSTTTTPEASKTSTTKFPSTTTNTDVSTTRTTNDLSTTTNGVFTTSTTIGPSTTTTTKASTTSATKDPSTTTTSESSTTSTSNDQSATTITTTNNDSSTTTSTETSPTTTTNDLSTTITDFSTTSITNDPITTTSTGVSTTSTTNDPSTTTTTEASTTSSSTESNSAVDPVTIQITGSNGRSLRFSLSDLASVGVTCNDVYTLEVTRGSTVLFQFAGCAGADSTFPTTVGSTILSDSTTNPKTKPPSYLFYHTSTSVIQTHNTR